The sequence below is a genomic window from Chloroflexota bacterium.
GCGGGAGGATGTGCGGCGGACGGTGGTGACCGGTGTAGAGATGTTCCGCAAGACGTTGGACTACGGTCAGGCGGGGGACAATGTAGGTTGCCTGCTGCGTGGGATCGAGCGCGAGGAAGTGGAGCGCGGGCAGGTGTTGGCCAAGCCGGGGAGCATCAAGCCGCACACCGAGTTTATGGGAGAGGTGTACGTGTTGAAGAAGGAAGAAGGTGGGCGGCACACGCCGTTCTTCACGGGATACCGGCCGCAGTTCTACATCCGGACGATGGACGTGACGGGAAGCATCGAGTTGCCGGAAGGGGTGGAGATGGTGATGCCTGGGGACAACGTGAACATGAAAGTGCGCTTGATCGTCCCCGTGGCTTTGGAGCAGGGCTCGCGGTTCGCCATCCGTGAGGGTGGGCGCACTGTGGGCGCTGGTGTGATCACGAAAATCGTCGAGTAGGTAGAAAGAGGGGAAAGGGTCTCTGAACCCGAGTAGATATGGCGAAAAAAGAGAACCGCATTGTGATTACTCTCGCCTGCACCGAGTGCAAAGAGAGAACTTATACTACAACCAAGAACCGCAAGAACGATCCTGGGCGTATTGAACTGCAGAAATACTGTCCACGATGCCGGAAGCACACGTTACATCGTGAGGCGAAGTAAGGCCGAAACTACAGTCATAAAACCTACATTGCAGAATAAAGGCCAGTAGCTCAAGTTGGCAGAGCAGCGGTCTCCAAAACCGCAGGTTGCGGGTTCAAGTCCTGCCTGGCCTGCTGAACCCATAAGACACCGTATCGAAAACCAGGCGATTCTTATCGCCAGTATTTCGGGCGTTTCTCATAGTCGCCGGGTAACGGTACGGTGTCTTTGGGATGCGTATCTGTTCGGGAAAACACAGATCAAAATTATGGAGTGAGATCCGGTGGCCAAAGCGAAGGAAACAAAGCCCACGCGCGAACATAAAGAGAATCGAATCGTGCGGTATCTCAAAGAAGTGCGATCCGAGTTGATGAAGGTGACCTGGCCCAGCCGCAGCGAGACGTTTACGCTGACGATTGTAGTCCTAGTCACCACGGTGGCCATGAGCGGATTCTTAGCCGTTGTAGATTGGGGTTTTTCCCAGTTGATCCGAGTTATCTTACAGATTACAACAGGAAGTTGAATTCTTATCGTGGATCTATGAGCGAGAACGAAGCAGAAATTACTCAACCCGAGGTTGAGGCAACTGAAGAGCAGCCATCAGCCGAAACGCAGGTGGAACCTGTCGCCGGGGAGACGGCGGAAGGGCCTGAGGGCGAGGTTCCAGCGGGGCAAGAACCTTCCACGGAAACATCAGAGGGAGCCCTAGCGGAAGGCGAGGTTTCTGCGCAAATACAAGATGGACGTGCTTGGTACGTCGTACACTGCTATTCGGGTTACGAGAACAAAGTCCAAAAGAACCTGGAGCATCGTATCGAGTCCATGGGGATGCAGAACAAGATCTTCCGCGTCGTCATTCCAACTGAAGAAGAAATCGAAATTCGTGAGGGCCGTCGTCGCACCACCAGAAAACGCGTTTTTCCAGGCTACGTCTTGGTGGAGATGATCCTTGACGAAGATTCCTGGCAGGTGGTGCGCAACACTCCGGGTGTGACTGGGTTCGTGGGTTCGGGTACCAAACCAACACCTCTTTCCGAAGAAGAGGTAAGGAATATCCTAAAACGCATGGAGGTCGAGGCTCCCAAGATCAAGGTCAGTTTCCGGATCGGCCAAAGCGTACGCATCATCGACGGTCCTTTCGCCGATTTCATGGGCACCGTGGACGACATGAACCTGGAGAAGGGCAAAGTGCGCGTTTTAGTCTCTTTCTTCGGTCGCGAAACACCGGTAGAACTAGACTTCCTGCAGGTGTCAAAACTGTAATCGCTCTGGCTGGAAGAGCATCTTGAGGGGAGATAAATGGGTAAAAAAGTCAAAGCCATCGTTAAATTACAGGTTCCCGCCGGCAAGGCTAGCCCTGCACCACCAGTTGGCACCGCGTTGGGCCCACATGGTGTGAATATCATGGCCTTTTGCAAAGAGTACAATGCGCGCACGGCGAGCCAGGCCGGTAGCATCATTCCGGTGGAGATCACTATTTATGCGGACAATTCTTTCACTTTCGTCACGAAGACTCCACCCGCAGGGGATCTACTGAAGAAGGCAGCCGGTGTAGAAAAGGGCTCTAGCGAGGCAGGCAAGCAGATAGTTGGTAAGGTGACGCGCCAGCAGATCCGCGACATCGCGTCGCTGAAGATGCAAGACCTAAATGCCACCGA
It includes:
- the rpmG gene encoding 50S ribosomal protein L33; protein product: MAKKENRIVITLACTECKERTYTTTKNRKNDPGRIELQKYCPRCRKHTLHREAK
- the secE gene encoding preprotein translocase subunit SecE; this translates as MKVTWPSRSETFTLTIVVLVTTVAMSGFLAVVDWGFSQLIRVILQITTGS
- the nusG gene encoding transcription termination/antitermination protein NusG; its protein translation is MSENEAEITQPEVEATEEQPSAETQVEPVAGETAEGPEGEVPAGQEPSTETSEGALAEGEVSAQIQDGRAWYVVHCYSGYENKVQKNLEHRIESMGMQNKIFRVVIPTEEEIEIREGRRRTTRKRVFPGYVLVEMILDEDSWQVVRNTPGVTGFVGSGTKPTPLSEEEVRNILKRMEVEAPKIKVSFRIGQSVRIIDGPFADFMGTVDDMNLEKGKVRVLVSFFGRETPVELDFLQVSKL
- the rplK gene encoding 50S ribosomal protein L11; this translates as MGKKVKAIVKLQVPAGKASPAPPVGTALGPHGVNIMAFCKEYNARTASQAGSIIPVEITIYADNSFTFVTKTPPAGDLLKKAAGVEKGSSEAGKQIVGKVTRQQIRDIASLKMQDLNATDLESAARIIEGTARSMGIEVVD